One Tursiops truncatus isolate mTurTru1 chromosome 3, mTurTru1.mat.Y, whole genome shotgun sequence DNA segment encodes these proteins:
- the IL9 gene encoding interleukin-9 yields the protein MLLAVVLASALLLCSAASQTCLTLTGIKDVEYLINNLQEHASSKCNCSTNVTDCLCLPIPSDNCTSACLQEGLSQMTNTIVNTRFLLTFNRVKKTVEALQNNKCGSFSCEQPCNQTTTGNMLTFLKTVLESFQKERMRGRV from the exons ATGCTCCTGGCCGTGGTCCTTGCCTCTGCCCTGCTCCTCTGTTCTGCCGCCAGCCAGACGTGTTTGACCCTTACAGGGATCAAGGATGTTGAGTACCTCATCAACAACCTGCAG GAACATGCATCTTCAAAATGCAACTGCAGCACCAAT GTGACTGATTGTTTGTGTCTGCCCATTCCTTCT GACAACTGCACCTCAGCATGCTTACAGGAGGGTCTGTCGCAGATGACCAACACCATAGTGAATACACGTTTCCTGCTGACTTTCAATCGGGTGAAGAAAACAGTTGAAGCCCTCCAGAACAACAAGTGTGGA TCTTTTTCCTGTGAACAGCCATGCAACCAAACCACAACAGGCAATATGCTGACATTTCTGAAGACTGTCCTGGAAAGTTTCCAGAAAGAAAGGATGAGAGGCAGAGTGTGA